In Doryrhamphus excisus isolate RoL2022-K1 chromosome 7, RoL_Dexc_1.0, whole genome shotgun sequence, one genomic interval encodes:
- the LOC131132487 gene encoding PDZ domain-containing protein 7-like: MAHSSDPSGREKAPGAQAPVAHAAARNILRKKEQRRRGNRSSSPMGRVILINSPVDGGDDSEDLHTITVDKSRDGKLGFSVRGGSEHGLSIFVSKVEDGSTAEDAGLLVGDKLVEVNGVSLESITMSSAVKVLTGNSRLRMVVRRVGKVPGIRYSKEKTTWVDLIHRRMVVEESGRTPSDASSGSALRRIIHLYTTSDDYCLGFNIRGGKEFGLGIYVSKLDPGGLAEQNGVKMGDQILAANGVSFEDISHSSAVEVLKSHTHVMLTIEEAGRYPAYKEMVAEYRWLNKLANRGPKSSSLGSESNSSASSLSSGTPVSSLSGLSQVMFPPSLPFASDMVDVCISTEDQRCASEERSEAAIQTDTTRSLGATTLLRETAIREEGGVKRESPKTAVLLALSRPSRPISRSQSQVTVAEISHKKSKKQKGGGNSEEKSALQRSKTLVNLLFKGARKRNASRGRSKSPSDDKEGVSLGGGLSTAGGTQLGRTPNCETLRGVDDMARRLLTEEEADEVMKACQTYVEERSVETLIRHLLAVLDRPEKLLLLREVRTLLPPAHLSEFNSTVEAVEVEAYDILKYRSVRTPPLRSPTSGRAPKRHLITPIPDCRGGFALHSAEVVEKESHLVEKLEKLSLSSERSRHLSTTFTPLLDIPVDGHQPESTRPKPSPRRPPGPNWLLAHNQDPLLRTDIGTVRSVHFEDVNRDSPEAVFMLRKSRPSLAQVFTSGGQLNGHQVLPENDTKLDYELQTVCISKTKQSLGISISGGMESKVQPVVKVEKIFPGGAASTCEVLKAGFELVSVDGASLQGVTHQHAVDLIRKAFSNKAQNPMVMVVKVPHKP, from the exons ATGGCTCATTCATCAGACCCCTCCGGCAGGGAAAAGGCCCCCGGGGCCCAGGCACCCGTGGCACACGCGGCTGCACGGAACATTCTACGAAAGAAGGAGCAGCGGCGGCGAGGAAATCGATCTTCCTCTCCCATGGGTCGCGTCATCCTCATCAACTCTCCTGTGGACG GTGGCGACGACAGCGAGGACCTTCACACCATCACGGTGGACAAAAGCCGGGACGGCAAGCTGGGCTTCAGCGTGCGCGGCGGCTCCGAGCACGGCCTGAGCATCTTCGTCAGCAAGGTGGAGGACGGCAGCACGGCAG AGGACGCCGGCCTGCTGGTGGGCGACAAGCTGGTGGAGGTGAACGGCGTCAGCCTGGAGAGCATCACCATGAGCAGCGCCGTCAAGGTGCTGACGGGAAACAGCCGGCTGAGGATGGTGGTGAGGCGCGTGGGCAAGGTGCCCGGCATCCGCTACTCCAAAGAGAAGACCACCTG GGTGGACCTGATACACAGGCGCATGGTGGTGGAGGAAAGTGGCCGCACGCCCTCGGACGCCAGCTCGGGAAGCGCCCTCCGCCGGATCATCCACCTGTACACCACCTCTGACGACTACTGCCTGGGCTTCAACATCCGCGGCGGGAAGGAGTTCGGCTTGGGAATCTACGTCTCCAA ACTGGACCCCGGCGGCTTGGCCGAGCAGAACGGCGTCAAGATGGGCGACCAGATCCTGGCTGCTAACGGCGTCAGCTTCGAGGACATCAGCCACAGCAGCGCCGTGGAGGTGCTTAAGAGCCACACGCACGTCATGTTGACCATCGAG GAAGCCGGCCGCTACCCAGCTTACAAGGAGATGGTGGCGGAGTACCGATGGCTCAACAAGT TGGCCAACAGGGGTCCGAAGTCTTCCTCTCTGGGCTCAGAATCCAACTCCTCGGCATCTTCGCTGTCCTCAGGCACTCCGGTCAGTTCTCTGAGCGGCCTGTCCCAGGTCATGTTCCCCCCCAGTCTGCCGTTTGCCTCCGACATGGTGGACGTGTGCATCTCCACTGAGGACCAGAG GTGCGCCTCGGAGGAGCGCAGCGAGGCCGCCATCCAGACGGACACCACCCgcagcctgggggccaccaCGCTGCTCCGGGAAACGGCCATCCGCGAGGAGGGGGGCGTGAAGAGGGAGTCCCCCAAGACGGCGGTGCTGTTGGCTCTCAGCAGACCCAGCCGACCCATCAGCCGCTCGCAGAGCCAGGTCACCGTGGCAG AGATCAGCCATAAAAAGTCCAAGAAGCAGAAAGGAGGGGGAAACTCTGAGGAGAAGAGCGCCCTCCAGCGCTCCAAGACCTTAGTCAACCTGCTCTTCAAGGGGGCGAGGAAGAGGAACGCCTCCAGGGGGCGCTCCAAGTCACCGTCCGATGACAAGGAAG GTGtgagccttggtggaggtctgagCACCGCCGGTGGGACGCAGCTCGGCCGCACGCCAAATTGCGAGACGCTGCGAGGGGTGGACGACATGGCGCGCAGATTGTTGACCGAGGAGGAGGCGGACGAGGTGATGAAGGCGTGTCAGACG TATGTGGAGGAAAGGTCAGTGGAGACGTTAATACGCCACCTGCTGGCCGTGCTGGACAGGCCTGAGAAACTGCTGCTGCTCAGGGAGGTCAG AACGCTGCTTCCTCCCGCCCACCTCAGCGAGTTCAACAGCACCGTGGAGGCCGTGGAAGTGGAGGCCTACGACATCCTCAAGTACCGTTCAG TCCGAACTCCGCCTCTTCGCTCTCCCACGTCCGGTCGGGCGCCCAAACGTCACCTCATCACACCCATCCCAG ATTGCAGAGGAGGCTTCGCGCTCCACAGTGCAGAGGTGGTGGAGAAGGAGAGCCACCTAGTGGAGAAGCTGGAGAAGCTCAGCCTATCCAGCGAGAGAAGCCGCCACCTATCCACGACCTTCACGCCGCTGCTGGACATCCCGGTGGACGGACACCAGCCAGAGTCCACGAGGCCCAAACCCTCACCCAGGAGGCCCCCAGGCCCCAACTGGCTGCTCGCCCACAACCAGGACCCTTTGCTGAGAACAGACATCGGAACCGTTCGCTCCGTGCACTTTGAGGACGTCAACCGTGACTCACCCGAGGCCGTGTTCATGTTGCGCAAGAGTCGGCCATCGCTGGCGCAAGTCTTCACCTCAGGAGGGCAGCTGAACGGCCATCAGGTTCTCCCAGAGAATGACACCAAGCTGGATTATGAGCTCCAAACTGTCTGCATCTCCAAGACCAAGCAGTCCCTGG GCATCAGCATATCTGGCGGGATGGAGTCCAAGGTTCAGCCGGTGGTGAAGGTGGAGAAGATCTTCCCAGGTGGAGCCGCCTCCACCTGTGAGGTGCTCAAG GCCGGGTTCGAGCTGGTGAGCGTCGACGGCGCCTCACTTCAAGGCGTCACCCATCAGCACGCCGTTGACCTCATACGCAAGGCCTTCAGTAACAAGGCCCAAAACCCCATGGTGATGGTGGTCAAAGTTCCTCACAAGCCTTGA
- the mrpl43 gene encoding 39S ribosomal protein L43, mitochondrial, which translates to MTSAGTPSRFLKSVLQNGVGRYVCQLKRISIVFSKTGQSSLGVRDFIEDGVVDYAKNNPGTVVYVSPQHCAKPTIVAEYLNGTVREEAVASKTSSQISEVLTKLTNQSGLDIIRIRKPFHTDNPSIQGLWHPFTNRRPQPGGIRPPGQSDVKGTLEVK; encoded by the exons atgacctcCGCTGGGACGCCGAGTCGCTTCCTGAAAAGCGTTCTTCAAAACGGCGTGGGTCGTTACGTGTGCCAGCTGAAGCGAATCTCCATCGTGTTCTCCAAGACCGGCCAGAGCTCGCTGGGCGTCAG gGACTTTATTGAAGACGGAGTGGTGGATTATGCCAAGAACAACCCCGGCACGGTGGTGTATGTGTCCCCTCAGCACTGTGCCAAACCCACAATAGTGGCGGAATACC TAAACGGCACCGTGAGGGAAGAGGCGGTGGCGAGCAAAACGTCCTCACAGATCTCGGAGGTCCTGACAAAGCTGACCAATCAGTCCGGCCTGGACATCATCCGCATCCGCAAGCCCTTCCACACGGATAACCCCAGCATCCAGGGCCTGTGGCACCCCTTCACCAATCGTCGCCCTCAGCCGGGCGGCATCAGACCTCCAGGGCAGAGTGACGTGAAAGGAACTCTTGAAGTTAAATAA
- the LOC131132528 gene encoding peroxiredoxin-like 2A, translated as MSLLLRAAGAVGGFVAGLLNLLTDMFLTTPLEATLQHLAETQLTTLTAEKTTLKARSLWEQTGAVIMAVRRPGUFLCREEAAELSSLKPQLDQLGVPLYAVVKEDVAAEVQSFRAYFSGEIFLDEKRRFYGPRERRLGLLAFLRAGVWMNGLRAFRKGFTGNILGEGFLLGGVFVIGPEQQGILLEHREMEFGDKVNSEDVMRAVKRIPQQLLPIQRK; from the exons ATGAGTCTCCTGCTCCGAGCTGCGGGGGCCGTGGGCGGCTTTGTCGCCGGACTCCTGAACTTGTTGACGGACATGTTCCTCACGACGCCGCTGGAGGCCACCCTCCAACATCTAGCGGAAACTCAGCTGACTACATTGACTGCAG AGAAGACCACGTTGAAGGCCAGGTCTCTGTGGGAGCAGACGGGCGCCGTCATCATGGCGGTGCGCAGGCCAGGATGATTCCTGTGCAGAGAG GAGGCCGCAGAGCTGTCCTCTCTCAAGCCCCAGCTGGACCAGCTCGGGGTCCCTCTTTACGCCGTGGTAAAGGAGGATGTCGCCGCAGAGGTCCAGAGCTTCAGGGCATATTTCAGCGGGGAGATCTTCTTGGATgaaaag AGGCGCTTCTACGGACCACGTGAGCGACGGCTGGGCCTGCTGGCGTTCCTTCGAGCCGGGGTGTGGATGAACGGCCTCAGGGCCTTCAGAAAGGGCTTCACGGGGAATATTTTGGGCGAGGGCTTCCTGCTCGGCGGCGTCTTCGTCATTGGACCAGAACAGCAG GGAATCTTGCTGGAACACCGGGAGATGGagtttggagataaagtcaacaGCGAAGACGTGATGCGAGCGGTCAAGAGAATTCCACAGCAGCTGCTGCCCATCCAGAGGAAATAA
- the LOC131132496 gene encoding leucine zipper putative tumor suppressor 2 homolog — MALVVPVSAEPRDPGHRARSRRRHRSGPSPPIAPLDRVGSLGSLAAAHPGPFRDLGAPASPLEHFGSPPSNGASSKGKWDYVDDWTDVHASSPTNYQDGTKEGLNGNLGGPPPRLVPVSGKLEKTMEKTVLRPTAFKPVVPKSRTPMRYLSPRHGASGPDSQSNVNLLSPAHRELSPSGSEKRSSYSAGRNGGSGSGSHSCSLSDSGRNSLSSLPPYGGPATGEAAAAGHPEATKSAPSVNAHGHSNSDSGRSSSSKSSGSMSGRGQPLSDCGSGGRSPGPVEGYEGVVRDLEDKLREREEELQQLRENLDENEAAICQVYEEKQKRFELELEELRQSCATRMQTASQKAQRAQQVLQMQIHQLQQEKKKLQEDFGQLLKEREHLEERCTSYEHEKIQLGPRLEESKWEVCQKSGEISLLKQQLKEVQGELAQRVGEIVSLRGQLRETRGELTNTQALLQDAGGAARTRSMELEVCENELQRRKSEAELLREKAARLEGDLAHLRDTLAAQGAGSRQCQVFQEHQDGEQSLSERLRAELALEHQHAEQQASSFEEERRIWQEEKDKVVRYQKELQHNYVNMYRRNRELEQMLGELSRELENRDDDDGSGNEIIFDDVAATEI; from the exons ATGGCGCTGGTTGTTCCCGTCTCCGCCGAGCCCCGTGACCCGGGCCACCGCGCCCGATCGCGCAGGCGACACCGCTCAGGCCCCTCGCCTCCGATTGCCCCTCTAGACCGCGTGGGTTCGCTCGGCAGCCTGGCGGCGGCACATCCGGGCCCCTTTCGGGACCTGGGAGCACCGGCGTCTCCTCTGGAACACTTCGGTAGTCCTCCATCCAACGGGGCGTCCAGCAAGGGGAAGTGGGACTACGTCGATGACTGGACCGACGTCCACGCCTCCAGCCCAACGAACTACCAAGACGGGACGAAGGAAGGCTTGAACGGGAATCTGGGAGGGCCACCGCCACGACTCGTACCCGTGTCAGGAAAACTGGAAAAG ACGATGGAGAAAACGGTTCTGCGTCCCACCGCCTTCAAACCCGTCGTCCCCAAGAGCCGCACTCCCATGCGCTACCTCTCCCCCCGCCACGGCGCCAGCGGACCGGATAGCCAAAGCAACGTGAACCTGCTCAGCCCCGCCCACCGGGAGCTGTCACCTTCCGGCTCCGAGAAGCGCAGCTCGTACAGCGCAGGACGAAACGGCGGAAGCGGCAGCGGCAGCCATTCCTGCTCGCTGTCTGACTCGGGCCGCAACTCGCTCTCCAGCCTGCCACCGTACGGCGGCCCGGCGACGGGAGAGGCAGCGGCGGCAGGTCACCCGGAGGCGACCAAGAGCGCCCCGTCTGTCAACGCGCACGGGCACTCGAACTCGGACAGCGGGCGCTCATCCTCCAGCAAGAGCAGCGGGTCCATGAGCGGGCGAGGTCAACCGCTGTCTGACTGCGGGTCCGGCGGGCGCTCCCCGGGTCCGGTCGAGGGCTACGAGGGCGTGGTGAGGGACCTGGAGGACAAACTCAGGGAGCGAGAGGAGGAGCTCCAGCAGCTCAGAGAAAACCTGGACGAGAACGAGGCCGCCATTTGTCAG GTCTACGAGGAGAAGCAGAAGCGTTTCgagctggagctggaggagctgaGGCAGAGCTGCGCCACCAGGATGCAGACGGCCTCTCAGAAGGCCCAGCGAGCCCAGCAGGTGCTTCAGATGCAG ATACATCAGCTCCAGCAGGAAAAGAAGAAGCTTCAGGAGGACTTTGGCCAGCTCCTGAAGGAACGGGAGCATCTGGAGGAGCGCTGCACCTCCTACGAGCATGAGAAGATCCAGCTTGGACCTCGACTGGAGGAGAGCAAATGGGAG GTGTGCCAGAAGTCAGGAGAGATCTCCTTGTTGAAGCAGCAGCTGAAGGAGGTCCAGGGGGAGCTGGCGCAGCGCGTTGGGGAGATCGTGTCACTGCGGGGCCAGCTCCGTGAGACTCGTGGCGAGCTGACCAACACGCAGGCCCTGTTGCAGGACGCCGGCGGTGCCGCCCGCACGCGCAGCATGGAGCTGGAGGTGTGCGAGAACGAGCTCCAGCGCCGCAAGAGCGAGGCCGAGCTGCTCCGGGAGAAGGCGGCACGCCTGGAGGGAGACTTGGCGCACCTCCGAGACACCCTCGCCGCTCAGGGAGCGGGAAGTAGACAATGTCAGGTGTTCCAGGAGCACCAGGACGGCGAGCAGAGTTTATCGGAGCGCTTGAGAGCCGAGCTGGCATTGGAGCACCAGCACGCCGAGCAGCAAGCCAGCAGCTTCGAGGAGGAGCGCAGGATATGGCAGGAGGAGAAGGACAAGGTGGTCCGCTACCAGAAGGAGCTGCAGCACAACTACGTCAACATGTACCGCAGGAACCGCGAGCTGGAGCAGATGCTGGGGGAGCTCAGCCGGGAGCTGGAGAACAGAGACGACGACGACGGCAGCGGGAACGAGATCATTTTTGACGACGTCGCCGCCACTGAAATATGA
- the twnk gene encoding twinkle protein, mitochondrial, protein MWRRLLLRATTCLCQVGPSRFPSQRHLSSLCVGLLSQAPPHRPAGALWDPFLAPGGARAYKKDTKSTVDLPTSPITVTDIKQFLRSKEVPFHDGFSCLHAPSIFMDAASRGERCSLFIDKTTGQFLCMDTQVEGSWEDLQDCLEVMQKEEQDFLSPHVLLGYPESVEEQEQREWEMREVRSIWSSSVAFSDLNEDEAQLIKAMFQISKISNATLKKFSVRLFKPTKSLVFPWFGGPDSSLKGVKLLSAQRSDGDKVIYTEAMVPKSTSYNNLFGLPLVSRMDSDVVLTGHELDTLAVSQATGLASVALPRGVTCLPPVLLPYLEQFKRVTLWLGGDIRSWEASKLFSRKLGLRRCSLVRPGEFRPCPSEALAQGKNLGHIVKSSIPAAHKSIVSFKQLREDVYGELVNTEQVAGVKWTRFPDLNRILKGHRKGELTVFTGPTGSGKTTFISELALDLCTQGVNTLWGSFEINNVRLAKIMLTQFALQRLEENLEQYDFWADKFEELPLYFMTFHGQQNIKTVLDTMQHAVYLYDINHVVIDNLQFMMGQENLSLDKFAVQDHIISAFRKFATNSSCHVTLIIHPRKEEDDRELQTASIFGSAKASQEADNVLILQEKKLVTCPGRRSLQVTKNRFDGDVGIFPLDFLKSSLTFSAPVKGKHKLRKVAAKPEGEEEQDSEAPPKKDAVKREKAGKSAKKSARPAKTPAGSENEGTL, encoded by the exons ATGTGGAGAAGATTGCTGCTGAGGGCCACCACCTGTCTCTGTCAGGTGGGACCCTCAAGGTTTCCCTCCCAGAGACATTTGTCCTCCCTCTGCGTGGGCCTCCTTTCTCAGGCACCTCCTCACAGACCTGCAGGGGCTTTGTGGGACCCCTTCTTGGCGCCCGGAGGGGCCAGGGCGTACAAAAAAGACACCAAATCCACAGTGGACCTCCCCACGAGTCCCATCACGGTCACCGACATCAAACAGTTTCTGCGTTCAAAAGAGGTTCCTTTCCACGATGGCTTCAGTTGCCTCCACGCTCCCAGCATCTTCATGGACGCGGCCTCCAGGGGGGAGCGCTGTTCCTTATTCATCGACAAGACCACGGGGCAGTTCCTTTGCATGGACACGCAGGTGGAGGGCAGCTGGGAGGACCTGCAGGACTGCCTGGAGGTGATGCAGAAGGAGGAGCAGGACTTCCTCAGCCCGCATGTGTTGCTGGGATACCCGGAGAGCGTGGAGGAGCAGGAGCAGCGCGAGTGGGAGATGAGGGAAGTCCGGAGTATCTGGTCCAGCTCTGTGGCGTTCTCGGACCTCAACGAAGACGAGGCTCAGCTGATCAAAGCCATGTTTCAG ATCAGCAAGATCTCCAACGCAACGTTGAAGAAGTTCAGCGTGAGGCTTTTCAAACCCACCAAGAGTCTGGTTTTCCCCTGGTTTGGTGGACCCGACTCCTCCCTGAAGGGGGTGAAGCTGCTCTCCGCGCAACGCTCAGATGGCGACAAAGTCATTTACACCGAAGCGATGGTTCCAAAGTCCACCTCCTACAACAACCTCTTCGGGCTCCCGCTGGTGAGCCGCATGGACTCGGATGTGGTTCTGACCGGACACGAGCTGGACACGCTGGCCGTGAGCCAAGCCACGGGATTGGCCAGCGTGGCTCTCCCGCGCGGCGTCACCTGTCTCCCGCCCGTCCTGCTGCCCTACCTGGAGCAGTTCAAGCGCGTGACGCTGTGGCTGGGCGGCGACATCCGCTCCTGGGAGGCGTCCAAACTCTTCTCACGCAAGCTGGGCCTGAGGCGCTGCTCGCTGGTGCGACCGGGAGAGTTCCGCCCTTGCCCCAGCGAGGCGCTGGCCCAGGGCAAGAACTTGGGCCACATCGTCAAGTCCTCCATCCCGGCGGCGCACAAGTCCATCGTGTCCTTCAAGCAGCTCCGAGAGGACGTGTACGGCGAGCTGGTCAACACGGAGCAGGTGGCCGGCGTCAAGTGGACCCGCTTTCCCGACCTCAACAGGATCCTGAAGGGTCACCGCAAGGGGGAGCTGACTGTCTTCACGG GTCCGACCGGGAGCGGGAAGACCACCTTCATCAGCGAGCTGGCCCTGGACCTGTGCACGCAGGGCGTCAACACGCTGTGGGGCAGCTTCGAGATCAACAACGTCCGCCTGGCCAAGATCATGCTGACCCAGTTCGCTCTGCAGCGCCTGGAGGAGAACCTGGAGCAGTACGACTTCTGGGCGGACAAGTTTGAGGAGCTGCCGCTCTACTTCATGACGTTCCACGGGCAGCAGAACATCAA GACCGTGCTGGACACCATGCAGCACGCCGTCTACCTCTACGACATCAACCACGTGGTCATCGACAACCTGCAGTTCATGATGGGACAGGAGAACCTCTCCCTCGACAA GTTTGCCGtccaggaccacatcatctccGCGTTCAGGAAGTTTGCCACCAACTCCAGCTGCCACGTCACGCTCATCATTCACCCCAGGAAGGAGGAGGACGACCGTGAGCTGCAGACGGCGTCCATATTTGGCTCGGCGAAG GCCAGCCAAGAGGCGGACAACGTCCTCATCCTGCAGGAGAAGAAGCTGGTCACATGTCCCGGCCGTCGCTCCCTGCAGGTGACCAAGAACCGCTTTGACGGCGACGTGGGCATCTTCCCGCTGGATTTCCTCAAGTCCTCGCTCACATTCTCTGCGCCGGTCAAGGGCAAACACAAGCTGAGGAAGGTCGCCGCCAAGCCGGAGGGCGAGGAGGAGCAGGACAGCGAGGCGCCGCCGAAGAAGGACGCCGTGAAACGCGAGAAGGCGGGGAAATCTGCCAAAAAGTCAGCACGACCCGCCAAGACTCCCGCCGGGAGTGAAAATGAAGGGACATTGTGA